A region of Bos javanicus breed banteng chromosome 17, ARS-OSU_banteng_1.0, whole genome shotgun sequence DNA encodes the following proteins:
- the HVCN1 gene encoding voltage-gated hydrogen channel 1, which yields MATWNEKAVTRRARVAPAERMSKFLKHFTVVGDDYHAWNINYKKWENEEEEEEEEQPPPTEASASAEEGRATDPTPAPAPVPRPRLDFRTTLRKLFSAHRFQVIIICLVVLDALLVLAELVLDLKIIEPDKNNYAPKVFHYMSLAILTFFMMEIFFKIFVFRLEFFHHKFEILDTIVVVISFILDLVLLFREHQFEALGLLILLRLWRVARIINGIIISVKTRSERQLLRLKQINIQLATKIQHLEFSCSEKEQEIERLNKLLRQHGLLGEVN from the exons ATGGCCACGTGGAATGAAAAG GCAGTCACCCGCAGGGCCAGGGTGGCTCCCGCCGAGAGGATGAGCAAGTTCTTGAAACACTTCACCGTCGTCGGGGACGACTACCACGCCTGGAACATCAACTACAAGAAGTGGgaaaatgaggaggaggaggaggaagaagagcagCCACCGCCCACTGAGGCCTCAGCCTCGGCCGAGGAGGGCAGAGCCACTGACCCCaccccggccccggcccctgTGCCCAGGCCCCGCCTAGACTTCAGGACCACTTTGAGGAAGCTCTTCAGCGCCCACAGGTTTCAG GTTATCATCATCTGCCTGGTCGTCCTGGATGCCCTCCTGGTGCTCGCAGAGCTCGTTTTGGACCTGAAGATCATCGAGCCCGACAAGAATAACTATGCCCCCAAG GTGTTCCACTACATGAGCCTTGCCATCCTAACCTTTTTTATGAtggagattttctttaaaatatttgtcttccGCTTGGAGTTCTTTCACCACAAGTTTGAAATCCTGGACACCATCGTGGTGGTCATTTCCTTCATCCTCGACCTCGTCCTCCTGTTCCGGGAGCATCAATTCGAGGCTCTAGGACTGCTGATCCTGCTCCGGCTGTGGCGGGTGGCCCGGATCATCAATG GGATAATTATCTCAGTTAAGACACGTTCAGAACGGCAACTGTTAAGGTTAAAACAGATAAACATACAACTGGCCACCAAGATCCAGCACCTTGAATTCAGCTGCTCTGAGAAG GAACAAGAAATTGAGAGACTTAACAAGCTATTGAGACAGCATGGACTTCTCGGGGAAGTGAACTAG